A part of Corynebacterium lactis RW2-5 genomic DNA contains:
- a CDS encoding glycerol-3-phosphate dehydrogenase/oxidase, whose translation MSATHTPNPRAEDGALNKKRRQADLDRLRDGAAKGELPDLLVIGAGITGVGIALDAASRGLDTVLIDAHDLAFGTSRWSSKLAHGGLRYLATGNVGIARRSAVERGTLLDVTAPHLVHKLPQVVPVMNVFAPLTRILPRMGFLAGDFLRIIAGTSATTLPLSRTVGKQRVAELSPTVRKKDVQFGYVNYDGQLRDDARLVTAIARTAASYGATVLTKVRCENATGTGATLVDELSGEKFELPARTVVNATGVWAGDVDSSIKVRPSRGTHLVLDAAKLGNPTGSLTVPVPGYTNRFCFVLPAEHNRVYIGLTDESAPGPIPDVPEVPEEDITFLLDVINQALETPLTREDVNGAFAGLRPLIDSGEGNTADLSREHALLEADNGLISITGGKLTEYRLMAEQTVDKVISKLGITAPECLTRRIPVLGSDRRGMDRARTAAEAGRIPMALFNRYGAESQEVIDSCPLERPLDPVAEGIDVTRAEFAWHVTHEGALSVDDILDRRTRIGLVAADREAALPAAEEALKLA comes from the coding sequence ATGTCTGCCACGCACACCCCCAACCCCCGCGCCGAGGACGGCGCACTGAACAAGAAGCGTCGGCAAGCGGACCTGGACCGCCTGCGCGACGGTGCAGCAAAGGGCGAACTCCCGGACCTGCTCGTCATCGGTGCCGGCATCACCGGCGTCGGCATCGCGCTCGACGCGGCATCCCGCGGTTTGGACACAGTCCTGATCGACGCACACGATCTCGCATTCGGCACCTCTCGCTGGTCCTCGAAGCTCGCCCACGGAGGACTGCGCTACCTGGCCACTGGCAACGTCGGGATTGCCCGCCGCTCGGCGGTTGAGCGCGGCACCCTACTCGATGTCACCGCCCCGCACCTGGTCCACAAGCTGCCGCAGGTCGTGCCGGTCATGAATGTCTTCGCGCCGCTAACCCGCATCCTGCCGCGAATGGGCTTCCTCGCCGGAGACTTCCTCCGCATCATCGCAGGCACCTCAGCGACGACACTGCCCCTGTCGCGCACCGTCGGAAAGCAGCGCGTGGCGGAGCTCTCGCCGACCGTCCGCAAGAAGGACGTGCAGTTTGGCTACGTCAACTACGACGGCCAACTGCGTGACGACGCCCGCCTGGTCACCGCAATCGCACGCACCGCCGCCAGCTACGGCGCCACCGTGCTGACCAAGGTCCGCTGCGAGAACGCGACCGGCACGGGTGCCACCCTGGTCGACGAGCTGAGCGGCGAGAAGTTCGAGCTGCCGGCCCGCACCGTCGTCAATGCGACCGGCGTGTGGGCAGGAGACGTCGACAGCAGCATCAAGGTGCGTCCGTCGCGCGGCACGCACCTTGTGCTGGACGCCGCGAAGCTGGGCAACCCGACCGGATCCCTGACCGTGCCGGTACCGGGCTACACCAACCGCTTCTGCTTCGTTCTGCCCGCAGAGCACAACCGCGTCTACATCGGCCTGACCGACGAGTCGGCGCCCGGCCCCATCCCGGACGTCCCCGAGGTCCCGGAGGAGGACATCACCTTCCTGCTCGACGTCATCAACCAGGCCCTGGAGACCCCGTTGACCCGCGAGGACGTCAACGGCGCGTTCGCCGGCCTGCGCCCGCTGATTGACTCCGGCGAGGGCAACACCGCCGACCTCTCGCGCGAGCACGCGCTGCTGGAGGCCGACAACGGCCTGATTTCGATTACCGGCGGCAAGCTCACCGAGTACCGACTGATGGCCGAGCAGACGGTGGATAAGGTGATCTCCAAACTGGGCATCACCGCCCCTGAGTGCCTGACCCGCCGCATCCCAGTACTCGGCTCCGACCGCCGCGGCATGGACCGCGCCCGCACCGCCGCGGAGGCCGGACGCATTCCGATGGCCCTGTTTAACCGCTACGGCGCCGAATCGCAGGAGGTCATCGACTCCTGCCCACTGGAGCGCCCGCTGGATCCAGTGGCCGAGGGCATCGACGTCACCCGCGCCGAGTTCGCCTGGCACGTCACCCACGAAGGGGCTCTCAGCGTCGACGACATTCTCGACCGACGCACCCGCATCGGCCTGGTCGCCGCGGACCGCGAGGCCGCTCTGCCCGCCGCCGAGGAGGCACTGAAGCTAGCATAG
- a CDS encoding MalY/PatB family protein, producing the protein MNESTSKNFDSVTFPSLEQLRARGTLKWTAYPADVLPLWVAESDPDTCPAVAHAVAEACKREHFGYPPRDISALTEAAAGFSELRYGWRPNPDNIFAIADVVRGVTLAVERFTRPDSAIVVPTPAYMPFFDVGPALGRESVFIPTLADGPDLDALEDAFKDGAGCLILCNPNNPLGFTYTAEKLREITDLAARYGARVISDEIHGPVVLTGKHTPTASVSDTADEVTITVTATSKGWNTAGLKCAQLILNNADAKEWNALPHIVHEGVSILGLVAAAAAWRDGVPWLDRFLDVLRGNRDTIAARLAEFAPEAKFTPPQASFLGWIDLTGVPGIDTGNPSQWLVDNARIALNPGTAFGEGGSGHVRMNFATSPEILGEALDRFEAAIAASRG; encoded by the coding sequence GTGAATGAAAGCACCAGCAAGAACTTCGACAGTGTCACTTTTCCGTCTCTAGAACAGCTTCGAGCCCGCGGCACCCTCAAGTGGACTGCATACCCTGCCGACGTACTGCCCCTATGGGTCGCCGAGTCCGACCCCGACACCTGCCCCGCTGTTGCCCACGCCGTCGCCGAGGCCTGCAAGCGCGAACACTTCGGATACCCACCTCGCGACATCTCCGCCCTCACCGAAGCCGCCGCGGGATTCTCCGAGCTTCGCTACGGCTGGCGCCCGAACCCCGACAACATCTTCGCAATCGCCGATGTCGTCCGCGGAGTCACACTCGCCGTCGAGCGATTCACCCGCCCGGACAGCGCAATCGTAGTGCCCACCCCCGCCTACATGCCCTTCTTCGATGTGGGGCCGGCTCTTGGGCGTGAGTCTGTCTTTATCCCCACGCTTGCCGACGGGCCGGACCTCGACGCCCTCGAGGATGCCTTCAAGGACGGGGCCGGTTGCCTGATTCTGTGCAACCCCAATAATCCCCTGGGCTTTACGTACACAGCGGAGAAACTTCGCGAGATTACCGACCTCGCGGCGCGCTACGGCGCCCGCGTTATTTCAGACGAGATCCACGGTCCTGTAGTCCTGACCGGCAAGCACACCCCGACAGCGTCGGTGTCGGACACCGCCGACGAGGTCACGATTACGGTGACCGCGACGTCGAAAGGCTGGAATACGGCCGGACTCAAGTGCGCACAACTGATTTTGAACAACGCCGATGCGAAGGAGTGGAACGCGCTGCCGCACATTGTGCACGAAGGGGTGTCCATCCTGGGGCTGGTCGCGGCCGCCGCCGCCTGGCGCGACGGAGTCCCGTGGCTGGATAGGTTCCTCGACGTGCTGCGCGGCAACCGCGACACCATCGCTGCCCGGCTGGCCGAGTTCGCGCCGGAGGCTAAGTTCACTCCCCCGCAGGCTTCCTTCCTCGGCTGGATCGACCTGACCGGTGTCCCCGGCATCGACACCGGCAATCCGTCGCAGTGGTTGGTCGACAATGCCCGGATAGCACTAAACCCCGGCACCGCCTTCGGAGAAGGGGGCTCGGGGCATGTGCGGATGAATTTCGCGACCTCGCCCGAAATCCTGGGCGAGGCGCTCGACCGCTTTGAGGCGGCCATCGCAGCTAGCCGGGGCTAG